A genomic window from Gossypium hirsutum isolate 1008001.06 chromosome D12, Gossypium_hirsutum_v2.1, whole genome shotgun sequence includes:
- the LOC107946269 gene encoding F-box protein At1g67340, whose amino-acid sequence MRTRRGLCYPRPADVCVDKLLVTTQDFARDFMGCRKRQRFSPEIAGNPDFFDLLPDDIVISIFSKLSSIALSPSDFINVLITCKRFKSLALSSVVLSKASPKMFAIKAINWSESAHRFLKTCSDAGNVEACYTLGMIRFYCLQNRGSGASLMAKAAINSHAPALYSLAVIQFNGSGGSKNDKDLRAGVALCARAAFLGHIDALRELGHCLQDGYGVRQNIAEGRRFLVQANARELAAVLSSATASNETTHAWLTWSPHPIPPASQRHPAMPGCPLLSDFGCNVPAPEAHPASRFLAEWYEGRGGIPGPGLRLCSHVGCGRPETRKHEFRRCSVCGAVNYCSRACQALDWKLRHKAECAAVEQWLDEEADGGHAVAGNDDVIAGS is encoded by the exons ATGAGAACAAGAAGAGGCCTTTGTTACCCTAGGCCCGCCGATGTTTGTGTAGACAAACTTCTTGTTACAACTCAGGATTTCGCCCGAGATTTTATGGGTTGCCGGAAACGCCAAAGATTCTCCCCGGAGATTGCAGGAAACCCTGATTTCTTCGATCTTTTACCCGATGATATTGTCATTTCTATATTCTCCAAGCTCAGCTCTATTGCCCTTTCCCCTTCTGATTTCATCAACGTCTTGATTAC ATGCAAGAGATTTAAGAGTTTAGCACTCAGTTCGGTGGTGTTATCCAAGGCATCTCCGAAAATGTTTGCGATAAAAGCAATAAACTGGTCGGAGTCAGCTCACCGGTTCTTGAAGACTTGCTCTGATGCCGGAAATGTTGAAGCTTGTTACACTCTCGGCATG ATTCGGTTTTACTGTTTACAAAATCGAGGGAGTGGAGCCTCTCTTATGGCCAAGGCGGCGATTAACTCCCACGCGCCGGCGCTTTACTCCTTGGCTGTGATTCAGTTCAACGGCAGCGGCGGCTCTAAAAATGATAAGGACCTTAGAGCCGGTGTGGCTTTGTGCGCCCGGGCTGCTTTTCTTGGCCACATCGACGCCCTACGAGAACTCGGCCATTGCCTGCAGGACGGGTATGGCGTCCGCCAAAACATCGCCGAGGGACGTCGGTTCCTCGTCCAAGCCAACGCCCGAGAGCTAGCGGCGGTGTTGTCATCAGCGACTGCTTCTAACGAAACGACGCATGCTTGGCTCACGTGGAGCCCACACCCAATCCCGCCCGCCAGCCAACGTCATCCGGCCATGCCCGGATGCCCATTGCTGAGTGATTTTGGGTGCAATGTACCAGCACCGGAGGCGCATCCAGCGAGCAGGTTCTTAGCGGAGTGGTATGAAGGTCGGGGCGGGATACCGGGGCCTGGTTTGAGACTTTGCTCGCACGTTGGTTGCGGGAGGCCGGAGACAAGAAAGCACGAATTCCGGAGATGTTCGGTTTGTGGGGCTGTAAATTACTGCTCACGCGCTTGCCAGGCTCTGGATTGGAAGCTTCGGCACAAAGCAGAGTGCGCGGCTGTTGAGCAGTGGCTGGATGAAGAAGCTGATGGTGGTCATGCTGTTGCTGGGAATGATGATGTTATTGCTGGAAGTTAA